In Colius striatus isolate bColStr4 chromosome 26, bColStr4.1.hap1, whole genome shotgun sequence, the genomic stretch gctgcagctctccatagaaggcaggagaggagcaggttTATTTCTTCAGGAGGAGAAGAGTTATGTCTGCAAGGCACAGTGGCTAAAAATACCCCAGGctcctgagcatctgggtgtgTGACAGAGCACACCCCAGGATCCTGGGTGCCCCATGTCTGTGGCACTGGAGCCTCTGCAGGGGAGGCCCTGGGGTGGACACTTGAGGGGCAGGACTGAGGTGTCCAACACCCACAAGACTGGATGCTCTCTGAACCCTGCCCATGTGATTTGGCCTTTGTTTTAGGCTCTGAATGagcacagcagcctcagcctggGTGGGAGCAATTAGTAGACAAAGTCATTTAAACCCCTGGCAGGTTCTTCACATCAACACTGGGAttgtggagagagagagggaggaatcCCCCATCCCAGGGGGACTTGGTGCACCAAGCAGCATCCAACACCAGGGACACCAACAGGGCCAAAactgctggggaaagggctcAGGTGGAGCCCATCCCTGTCCCTGGGACAAGCAGGGAAGAGATCTGGCAGCAAGTTTTGGATACCTGACATGGGGAGGGGAGACAGGCTGACAGATCCTGGCACCTCTGAGCCCAGATCAGCCCCTGAGACCTGTGAGCCCAGAACAGCCCTTCCCCCTGAGCTGCACTTACTGAGAGCATCTCCAACACATGCTCCTCATGGGGCATTCTGCTCAGCCCCCACAAGCCCCAAGGGAAAACAGAGCTCAGGTTAAACTCACCCATCCTCCTGCCTCCAAACTGCtcaggatggggatgggggtaCCTCAGCAcacctctccccagcacagcagcagctccctgcaacCCTCAGCCAGCAGCAAGACCTGCTGGGCTCATTCCACATCTTCTCCCCTTCCAGCCAGcaacaaaaagcagcatttcaaatcatccccccccccccccttcatGAAAGGGCTGAATCCCTTAcacagggctctgcagcagAGGGTGTGAGAAGGAACTTCCCTGGCCTTGGTCCCAGTAAATCACAGCTCAGAGACAGCTGAGCTCCATTTTGTGATTATTaaccccagccctgctccattTGTTCAGCCTGTCTGAGGCTATATATAGTGATGGGCTCAGGGAGGGTTGTGTGCAGCTGCTAAActcaaccccagctccctcaccaCCTTCCCAAAGTGATTTTAAAGGgggagaaaagacaaacccacccaaacaaacccccaaaacaccaCAAGGATACAAATTTCCAGCAAAACAGGAAGATTCTGGCTGGGaaatgagaagcagctgtggaGAGGAGGGCTGAGATGTCACCCAGGGAGCCTCTGGCTTCAAACCTTGCAGGAAAGGGATGAGAAATGTCACTCATCCATCAGCCCACCCCTGGCCCAGGGTGGCCCTTGGCTTCCCCTGGCAGATCCTGAGTgccaggggcaggagcagcacagggtgGACTCCAAGGAGTGGCTGTTTGCTCTTCTGTTGCCATCAGCAGTCTCTCACTCTGAGCCTTTCCTGGCAGATGCTCATCACTGCAGGTTCAAGGTGGGGACCAGGTAGGTGCTGGATGGATGGAGCTGCAGGGTTGGTTCTGTGTGAACCTGCTTGGGACAGGAGTGGGGGGAAAACACTGACCACACAGACAAACACCCCCCTGATATATAACCCTGGTGTAAGAGATTGAAGGAGAGGACCAGGATGAAAAAGTAGCAGTTGAGAAGGGTGGAGGTGCCTTGCTGAGGCTTCAGCCAGTGgccccctggcacagcccagcagaaGGTGCTGCTGCCCCATCCTGACTCATTCTGAAGCTGCCAGAGGCACACACCAGGCCAGACAATGCTGATTTAACAGTCTGGAAGCCCAAAGCTTCCCTCTGGCTTCTGTTTCAGCCTGGAAAGTGCCTGATAATTAAACAGAAAGGCTTGGAGCAGCATCCAGGGCTCCAAACCTCTAGTGCCAAGCACAGAAGAGTCACTTCTCCACATGCACATGTGGCAGGACCCTGCAGGAGCTGTAGGTGCCTTTGGTCTGGATGGATCCTGCTTGTAAAGCAGCACTGGGAGTTGCACAGAACAATTCCTGAATGGGAGAGGTGGGAAGgaccctccagagctcatcagctctgctcctggtCACTGATCTCCTGGTCACTGATCTCCTGGCTCTTCTCCCTGGCTgcaacagcagctctggcaagagCCACTTgcacctgagctgctgctctggcagatgctgcagcagttGAAGGTTTGGCCTGAAGACAAAGCTCAGGGAGGGAAGTGCTTTGGATCCAGATGTGAGTGTATCAGGTGCTCAGGTGAAGCCAGGTGCACGTGTTTACCTGGGGAAGCATCTCCCTGCAGGTGCTGGCTGGGTCCTGCCCCCAGGAGCCCCCAGCCTGGCTCTCTCCCACCCTTTGCTCGTAGTTTCCTGTTTgccaggagggttttggggtgaGAACAACCCCAGGCACTGTTGTTTTCTCGCAGCACAGCCTTGTCTTCAGGGCTGCCTTCAGCCAGGCTGTGgtttcagcagctgctggcaccaggcAGCCCACAGTCAGGTGCTTGAGCTCTCGAGCAACCACACGGGGCTGAGCTGGTGAGAAGGAGAAGGGGGGAGCCCAGATCAAGGTGTTGATCTGcaaaggaaggagcttccaACCGAAGGGGTGCCTGCATGGTAGCTTCTGTGGCTCAGCTCACTCAGCCCTCCCTGGCCAAGCTCCCAGAGCTTCAAACTCCACCTGATGCTCTTGTTCTGCAcctgctgcctctgagctgctcagcagagccagagcctctttcttcccatcAGAGAAAGCTGAGCAGAGGGCTGGGATGAGGAAGGGAGAACCAGCATCTCCCTCTTCACATCTCAGCCTCACCACCTTGGTTTTGTTCTCACCCTTCCATCTCCATCGTGTGTGCAGGCAGGagtggggagcaggaggggagaggCTCTGCTTGACTGTGCAAACCCCAAGCCAGGAGAAGAAATGTGATTTACTGAGGCACTAAAGAGCCTGGGCAGGAATTCACAGCAAGCCTTTGACACACAAGACATTTCCCTTTCTGGCCAAGACAAACAAAGGAAGGAAGTGTCTGGGACTTTTAAAGGGACCCAGAGGAGACAGGTAAGGGCAGATAAGGGCTGAAGGAAGAGTGGGTTGGGTGAGGGAAGTATCTAGTTGTAAGGATTGGAGTCCTCAGTGCTCAGCAAATCAGACtcagggagggggctgcagctgctggggagggcagaagCAGACAGCATATCCCTGAAGTGCTGAGCAGGAgctttctcctccctcctcccctctctttttccccccccccaggctttgcagagctgtgtgtgtcCCCTGACAAAcgctcccaggctgctgctgctccctccctgagctctgcagagcctccAGCCGGTGCTGTGGGCTCAGGGCAGGGGGTGGCtgcctctccccttcctctccccttcctctccccttcctctccccttcctctccccttcctctccccttcctctccccttcctctccccttcctctccccttcctctccccttcctctcccatcCTCCTTGGTGGAAAAGGCTGTTTCCCCCTTTCCAGATCCTCTCATCAAGACAACAGCTGGAGGTTTTCCTGCCCCACAAAACACTGGTGGAGGGCTTGAGAAGCAACTCCTTGATGAGTGGAAGGAGCAGCTCTTCACTCACCCTGGTCTCCATCCCCCTGGTGTGGGGAGCTCAGGGACCTTCGTGGTTCCAGGGCTGGGAATGGGACCAGCAAAGAGCTTTCTGTGGGAGAGCAGGCAGGGTGAGacctggcagctctgcctggctctgggagggctgtccctgtgctgccagcTTAACATCAACTTAACATCACCCATTCCTCACCCCAGCAGCAGACCCTTGCTAGCAGCCTggccctgccagcagcctgaGGGTTAATCTTGCCTCTCCAGGGTTGATTTTCCTCTCAGGCTTTCAGTTTCTCCTGGGGGTTACCTGTGTGCTGACTCCCCAGGCTGAATCCCTCCCTTAGCATCCTGCTCTCTGACCTCAGCTCTTTCCAttccccacacagctgctcctgGACCCTCTTTTTGAACCCTTCTTTCTCACTCAGGAtggggaggctgctgctgtctctCTCTGGAGGTGGATGAAGGATATATTCTGGGGAGATCCATGGGCTCACAGCTCTCTCATGCCACAGACTGACAGCTCCTGCTCCTTTGGGCCAGTTCCCATTGTGAGACACCAAATGCCAGCTCAGGGGCTGATCTCCTcacccagggctgcagggcttGGACCAGACCCTCAGCTCAGGTTCCTCTGCACATCCAGCCTGAGATCATAAAAACAAAGGTGTTTTGTTCCCCCCCTCTGGGCTATTTATAAAGCCAACTGGACAAAGacacttttccttctcagcCTGGCCAAGGTTGGAAGCCACAGCTCCCCTTCCCTATGGGGACCCTGTTTGTGACTCATTCCCAGCAGCCACTCGGCAGcttccagcccctgagctgcAACTGAGAAGCTTTTCAAGGAGAGgaagagctgggcagaggcagctgaagGCTCCCAGGGAGAACTGAGCCCCCTTGAGCACAGACCTGGAGGGGAAAAGCCACCTGCAAGGCCAGGAGATCCTTTGGAGAGCTCAGGGAATTGGCTGGAGCACCatctggaggcagctgctgggagctactggcagctccatccctccttccacCTTTGACTGGGTGTGAGCAGAGCTTGGGGTGCCAGTCACAGCCCCGGGGACAGCTGGGCACACACCTTccctcctgctctctgcctcttcATCATCCTCCTTCACAGGAACCTCCAGCGTTGTTCCTGACTGTTTTCCACCCTCCCCAGGTTACTGGAGACTTCCCTTCTCAGCTTTCTCCCACTCCTTGAGTGAACTGAATCTTACCCAGATGACCCAAAAGTACAGAAGGAAGGGAAATGCATCTCTAGCTTGGTTTTGCCCTGGCAGATGGAGGCTTCTCCCCTCTGCCACCTGACTGATCACCCTTTGAAGCCAAACTGACATCCTTTGACCTTGTGGGCATTAATCACTCTTAACTCCTTTTGCCAACAACACAGATCTGCTgtttcctcagtctcctccctCCACACAGGCAGAGATCTCACCTGGGTCCCACCTCTGCTCCACAaattcccctcctccctgctgggAAAAGCCCCCTGGCAGCTCAAGGGCTGCAGCAGTAAGGGCCATCTGAGTGAAAGCAGTGCAGGAATGGTTAAAGCAGTGGAGGAATGGTTATTTTCTAGTGATAAGCTgttccttctgctgcagctctcaggaTCCAAAGCCTCTTGGGTGCCTGCAGCAGTGCAAGGGCTTTGCTGCTCTCCCTTGcccagctgccttccccagaTCAGCCCTTGGAGCACCCAGCAGCAAAAGCTTTGGGCTTATCAAGGCATCAGAGCAGTTGGAAGACAGTTGAGTGTCTCTCCAAGTGCTGATAGGAGGGAAGGCTTTGCTCTGGGAGATAAGAAGCCCTCCCTGAGGAGCCAGGGGAGGTTGTTGCTATCAGAGTGGCCCCCACGTGTGGGATGGAGAGGGGATCACGGCAGCTGCCACCCAGGGCTGTGTTTTTGAGGTTAACTGAACCTCTATCATCTCTCTTCTTCCCCCTagaattgtttttctcttgttgATCAAGGCTGTGCAGCAACCTCAGGGGCTCCCCAAGCTGTAAACAGTCAAATCCTCATCTTTGGAGGAGATGGGTTAACTCAGGAGATGGACACCTCAGGAAGGTGTTTCAGCACAAGACTTTGAAGTgtctcctgctgctctctgggcCTGTTTGACaagctgcccagctcctgctgcaggtcATGGAAGAGTTGTATAAGCATCCCCTGTGCAGTTTTGGGGGGGGTAAAAACCAGGAGTGTGTGGAGTGAAGCTATTCACTGGCAGCTCCAGAGCAGCAAGTCCAGGCTGGGGTGGCTCCATGGCAGCTGATGCTcagggagcaggatggaggatGCCCAAGTTACCTTCATCTGGAGGGATGGCACAGCTCTGAGTTCCAGGATCAGGGAGTTTGGGTGAGTGTGAGGATcagagaggctgctctgctctccaggcCAAGCAGTTGCAAACAAGAGCTGAGCTTTTGGTGAGGCAGAGGCTGGTTTTAGACCACGTTGCTCTCACAGTTTCAGTATCAATTGCATGGAAAAACAACCCCCaactttcctcttcccttcccaaCTTGGTGCCTGGGCACAGCTCAGTGGTGGAGGGGGATGGAtgccttccccagctcctgctctctgcagtCCTGGTCCATTTTGCCTCCTTTTACACCCAAAGGAAATCACACTTCCCAGTTCAGCTCGTTCCAGCTCCAGGAGGTGTGGGAGGGAAAGTGGAAGagtgttaaaaacaaacactgcAGCTGCAAAGCTGAAATCTAGAGGAGGtgcaaaagcaaagctgctgtgaGGCTGGTGAGAGGGGGCAGGGAGAGAATGGACAACCTCTGCCCTCTGCTGGGACAGGGTCctggagcaaaggctgcaggtgACAGGGGGACACAGGCTTTTGGCAGCACAGCTCTTGCCAAGGGGTTGTAAACTCACACAACTGTTTGggtggaaaagcccctgaagctgctgcagtcccagcccagcaccgacccctcagcacctcagggatccctccagggctgggcactgccccagctccctgggcagcctggcacagggctcacacccctctcagggcaaCAGCTCTTCAGTGACCAACAAAGCCATGAATGTAATGCCTCTGTGCAAGCATTGCTGGGGTCTGGCACAGCCTGCTGTTGCCACCTTCTGGCCCTGCAGCAGGGGGAAACAGCCCAGAGCAGTTCTGCTTCCCCCTGCACACAGCTTTGGGGGTTCAGAGCCCCTTCACTGCCTCCAAGGGTGGAGTTTTGTCCTTCCCTGTCCTGCTTGATGAAGGGCTGGGAgcctgctgggctgctgcatctcctcacCTGGGTTCTTTATTCCCACAGACCACACCAGGGCTCTGCTCCCAGATTAACCCAAGTGCAGCAGCTACCAGAGGAAGATGAAAGCCAGGGCTCACACTGCAGTCCTgcccagtgccagcagcaggctgctgcagggaaaggagcaggctcaaggggagagagaagcagaagggGTGAGAGGAACAGGCTGGTTCAAGCCCTCTCAGCCcctgagcaggcagcagagaacTCTGGGGCTGTTGTTCCCAGCTCAGGAAGTGTCTGAGCCCACAAGCCAGGATTTCCTCTCAATCAGCTCTGAGGAGTGGgtctgtgctgcctgctggaACAGAACTGCTTGAAAGCACCAAAGCTATTtgtgtgttgtgttttttctccttctcagccTCTCAGTGCAgctcttttgcttttccttcccaccATTTATCTTGCACAACACCCAGCCTTGCCTGGCTTTCCTGTTTGGCTCTTTGCTGGAGGAGCTCTCtcatttgctgttatttttgacTCCCAGCCAAGCTTTGTGTGTTATTAATAGCTGCTTCACAGAACCCTCATCTTCCTCAAACCAGTCCTAATATTAGCAGGAGAAAGAGCCAAGAACATGCTGCTGAGGCCCCAGGGATTTGAGCTCTGAATTTCTCCTCCCTtgtgccagcagtgcccagcagctcagctcaacCCCTGGGGCGACAAAACATCCCCCATCACCCACgccaggcactggagcagcagcctgtgggaGCTCAAGCACACAGAAGAGCTGCTTACATGAAAAGTGAAGAATTAGAACATGTTGGTTGCCTTAATTAATGCCTCCAGTCTAATCAAGATACAGCAATCACTTCCCATTCATCTGCTTACTGCAGTGCTAACAGCCAATGCCCACATCACACCACTTCTGTTAGAGGTTGTCAgtaatgggaaagaaaagctaCACAGCAGACAAAAGTATCTCCAGCATCACTGTGGTAATAACTCTCCCCCTTCCCTTTGCAGTGCTGCAGTGACTCATCAGCAGCCTGAGGGGGGGGAAATGACActgatgggttttttcttctcctttgaaaTATGATTATAGGGTTGAtggtttcttcctcctcagctgaAGGGCTACTTGGGGCTATTTTGTTTCTAGTGTGTTTCCTGCTGCTCAGTGTACTTGAATCTCTCTTAGAGCTGCAGTGCCATGTTACACCCAGATGCACCACAGACTCTGTTTGATCTCTCTTTTTGCTCTTACCTCTaaggcacagccctgcacccCAGCTGTAAAGACTGACAGGTTCATTAGTGCACGAGGCAGGAGCTACTCAGAGCACAGCACCTCAGCATTACAGTTCAGCCTCCTGTAACACTACACAGGCCTTGCTTAAGCCTCTATAGCCCAGGTAAAAAGCATCAGCCAGAGAACAGAACCACAGGTCAcataaaaatctgtatttacTTAACTGCAACAGGTCAGGAGTTGTCCAGAGCTCAATAAAAAACCAGCCACTTGATAAACTTCTGTGTGTGTTCCACAAGCCCTTCACAGAGCACTGAGCAATGCCCTGAAGTTGAGGGGAAAGCAGGGACTCCCAAAAGCAAGGGTGCTACTCAGCTACCCTCCTTCCCTTCACCTGCATGAGCAGCACTAGTCATTCACTTAGAGCACCCAGGAGGCCTTTGGGTCTGCATCTGCAGACAATCCTCTACACCCTTTCTCCCCTCAGGAACACAGTATCAGGATTTGTTTCTTTAGGGGAAAATAAAGTCTCGGTCCCTCTGTCATTTCGTTGGAGCCTCTTTTGCCTCAGCAAATCCCACAGTGCCACCCTCAGGCTGTGTGGCTGCAGCACAAGCCCAGGAGCTGGTTGAAGGGCTGGGTTTGAGGTGAGCTGAGTGAAGAACCACCCACAGAGCTTGAAAACTCCAATTAAACTTAGAACCTTTTGACTGTTGCACTTCTCACAGGGAGAAGACTGGATGCTGCTATGGACAGGTGTCAGTGAGttcctctggctttgcttttttcccccctttgagCAAATCCTGCCAATTGCTTCATCAATACTAAAGCACTAGAGGATAAAAACACATTGCACAATAAAAAATCATCCCATTAAAAGTTTCAGTGAAGCTGAAAgataaaaaggacaaaaaaacccaaagtgttATTACATAAAATGCCAAGGGGGGGATCTGTGGTTATGGTGCTGGTGCAGATTGGTGTGCAAACACTAGGACGACACAGCCTCCCAAATCCACTTCACTTCAGCATAGGAGAGGCAAAGAAGTTGCCCTGATGCCCAAGCTGGGTGGTTGACTTGCTTTTGCTCCCAAATCTAGTTCAAGAAGAattagaaagagaaagagaaatagattAGGTTTGGATTTGGGAGCGAGGTCTAACACTCTGCCCTCCCCAGGGGTCTTTTACCCCCACTCCCAAGGGGTTGCTCTCCATACCACAACACACACAGCTTGtactggtacagcagcactggctgagAGCTGACTCAGTCCAAAAGCCTTGTTTTTAGCTCTCCTGGAACACCCAGATCACCTGCACACATCCCAACATCTCCACAACACCCACAGGCACTTACTTGGGGGTGGTTTTGCTGAAGGTGGACCGGACCCTCTGAGACAAGGAGCTAGATGATGGAGTCTTGGAGAGCTGGTGCTCTGGAGTAGTGAGGGGTCCAAGCATGCTCACTGCCAAAGAGAGGCAGTAGAGTGAGCAACACGAGGACAGCTGAAGCTTTCATTGCTACACAAGGAACATTAGCTATTCCCCAGCATCTGTCAGTCACACTAGGCAAATCTGGTGCTTCCTGGCACGcttctcttccctctgcctccACAAAGCGTGCAGGCAGGGCCAGCTCCAAGGCTCACAGCAGCTTTGATTGAGGCTGAGGGTTTTTAACCCTAATAGAGCAGCATGCAGGAGTTACCTCTCACAtctggtgtgtgtggggaggagaAGGCATTGGTGTTCTCAATCACATGCCCTGGGTCCATGTTTTCTTGCTCCACCATCATCATCTGGCTCCAGTagtctgctggcagcagcagcagtcgcTCTACAACCTACAGACACCAGTAGCTGATGGtccagcccagcacacaccaaACAGGCAGCAGCTCACCTGACTTCTCCCAAGGGAGAAGTTCACCCACATCACCCTTTTCTCTCCCCCCCACCTTGGGCTGGCGTTTGGTGTCCTGCAGGAGCGTCATGGGGTCAGGATCAGGTACGGCGTGGGCGACTATTGTGGGGCCAAAGACTTTGGCCAGGTTGGTGATGTCCATCTTAGTGTCTGGGCTCTGAGCCACCCTACATTTGAAAAAGGCATTGAGAGAATGGCACTCCTCCACTTTTTATACCAATTCCCCCCATCCCACACACTCTTGAGTCTCTGAGCACAGAGGTTTCTTCCACAATGAAGATTTCACACTCACGAGCAGTAACAAAAGCCCCAGGGGCAACATTCCCCTCCCAGAGCTACCAGTCCCTTTGGACATACCTCTGCAGGTGGAGCATGAGGAAAGCCAGGGTGTCCCTGTTGGCCTGAGGAAGTTCACCAACTGCCTGGTACGTGGCAGCAACACTGTTGTCCTCATCAGAGatttctgcaggaaaaagaaCCCAGAAAGACACTCAGCTCTCAGAAAGTGGTCCCAGAGACACAGCCCCTCACAGCAACCTTGCCTGAGAGCAAGGAAGTCAGAAGCTTCACATGCCACTGTAATAATGGTTTCTTCCCTCTTCCAGAAGAGTATAGCAGAGAGATCTCCTCATCATGTCACCAACCCACCCCTAGCAACACAGCTGCTAAGCCTGGGACCACCAAGCCTAAGGGAGAAAGGTGTCACTTAGCAAGTCCTTACCTGCAGCTTCCATAAAGGCCTTGTTCAAGCGGAAGGTGAGAAGAGGCTCCTTGAGGCTGCGCAGGAAGTCCTTGAGGAGGCTGCAGACAGCGTGGATATCGTCCACTTTACTGAGCAAAGGAATGTTCTTTGCTCTGAGAAACTTCTCTTTCAGTTCCTTCACTGTTTTGTCACAGCCAGATACTCGGTAGAGGCCAGTCTGTGGACACAAGGCATTGCTCAGAGGCAGAACACCAAGCACGCTTACAGAGCTGACACTGCTCTGCTCCCGCTTCCTTCTCCACACCTGAGCACTCCACACACACCCTGCTGCTCACTCAGAGGTTCAGGGCTCACAGTTAGTTTCCCCTAACACAGCAACCCCTTTCATCCACCCCTCATCTTTGCTTTACCTCATGCAGCCCTCGCTGCTCGATCTCGTTGACACAGTGCACTATGATGGAAGGGATCATTGGAGGAGTAGAAGACACAAAGTCCATCAGGGTGCCCTAAGaggcagaagggaaaataaCAACATGCTCAGTCTTCCAGACATGAAGAACACTCCCTCTCAGGAACTCACAGACAGGGATAAGCTTAAAAACCAGTTTCTCCCTCAGCAGTCTAAAGAAGAGCTGCAACACTCCATCCATCAGCACAAAGCTGCAGGATTTGTCTCCCCAGAGTTGCCACGTTCCCCACTCACCACCCCCCATATCACATCCCCACCACCCACTACCCTGCTTACCCAACTGCCACGTTACCCAGCTCATTTGCATCTCATCATGCAGCTCTGAGCAACAGgagctctgctgcagaagaCAGACTTGTTGGAGCCTAAGCAGGCTCTACCTCTGCCCAGCCTTGGAGCTGTGCTGCCCCAAGCCCAGCCCAGAGCCTCACCTCCCCAATTCTGACAGGAGTTCCCATCAAGGTGGGGACACAGGGCAGGGGGCAGCGGTCCCGACACTCCGGGTGAGCGACCACACGGCAGTCTCTGCACTTCAGGGAGATCTTCCCAAACTTTACTCTCTTGCCACATGGAACACAGGTCTCTGGCTTGATAACCTGATGATTTGCAGAGCACACAGACAGCAAGAGGTTAGTGCAATGTAGCAAGGCAGCAGGACTTATAACTGAGGGACATTAGGGTAACGTGTCTGATCCATGCAGGTAACCGGTACCCTGGTGTTGCCTCGAGACATAAAGGCCAGGAGCCTCCTGTCACTAACAGCTtgagagcacacacacacattcacaaGTGGAAGGAGACACCTTCCCAAGTTCTCCCTGCCT encodes the following:
- the RACGAP1 gene encoding rac GTPase-activating protein 1, translated to METAMLSLRGLYDQLVRQAEVLSEGNEYQFIQLAKSFEEYRRKLQQTEHELGRYKDLLMKTEAERSALDVKLKHARNQVDVEIKRRQKAETDCEKLERQIQLIRELLMCDASGSIQLSEEQKSALAFLNRPQVSTGGSGNKRLSTIDESGSILSDISFDKTDDSLDWDSSMVKAVRLKKREKRRSSRQFIEGPPGPQKKIRSTGSAADQGNESIVAKTTVMVPNDGGPIEAISTIQTVPYNMRSRRKSGPLQPWSSESSIGSKQLEFKVEADVCGTPQSNGGVRLHEFVSKTVIKPETCVPCGKRVKFGKISLKCRDCRVVAHPECRDRCPLPCVPTLMGTPVRIGEGTLMDFVSSTPPMIPSIIVHCVNEIEQRGLHETGLYRVSGCDKTVKELKEKFLRAKNIPLLSKVDDIHAVCSLLKDFLRSLKEPLLTFRLNKAFMEAAEISDEDNSVAATYQAVGELPQANRDTLAFLMLHLQRVAQSPDTKMDITNLAKVFGPTIVAHAVPDPDPMTLLQDTKRQPKVVERLLLLPADYWSQMMMVEQENMDPGHVIENTNAFSSPHTPDVRVSMLGPLTTPEHQLSKTPSSSSLSQRVRSTFSKTTPKFGSKSKSTTQLGHQGNFFASPMLK